Proteins encoded within one genomic window of Oncorhynchus tshawytscha isolate Ot180627B linkage group LG02, Otsh_v2.0, whole genome shotgun sequence:
- the LOC112222927 gene encoding uncharacterized protein C1orf100 homolog, protein MAGSGVALRLHEFKEYQERRDSGSFKRQPKATLRVPRQGKDVQGLYPGQLGRIHVVHSQDHRVRFASLDYSSGPYREHYEDYPRSFDLQTFHALDVLRQSTSASQCATETAYQEEFGLQSHLNPPDNTKFTLYSHPGPMQQLETGSEEEHFTTPWQSN, encoded by the exons ATGGCCGGATCAGGGGTGGCTCTGAGGCTGCATGAGTTCAAGGAGTACCAGGAAAGACGGGACTCTGGCTCATTTAAAAGACAACCCAAAGCAACACTGAg AGTACCACGTCAGGGGAAGGATGTGCAAGGTCTGTACCCTGGTCAGCTGGGTAGAATCCACGTTGTTCACTCTCAGGATCACAG AGTGAGGTTCGCATCCTTGGATTACTCTTCGGGGCCTTACCGTGAACACTATGAAGACTACCCGAGGAGTTTCGACCTCCAGACATTCCACGCCCTGGACGTTCTACGCCAGAGCACCAGCGCCTCTCAATGTGCCACTGAGACGGCTTACCAAGAGGAGTTTGGCCTGCAGTCCCACCTCAACC ctCCGGATAACACTAAGTTTACCCTGTACTCTCACCCTGGGCCTATGCAACAGTTGGAGACAGGGAGTGAAGAGGAACATTTTACAACACCATGGCAATCAAACTGA